A single Vicinamibacterales bacterium DNA region contains:
- the istB gene encoding IS21-like element helper ATPase IstB, with the protein MSGTALARELVVVQTRALKLPGIARAFDALARQAREAHWAHEDYLHEVLTAEQASRHESVIRQRLREARFPEVKTLDTFDFTTADGVSATQIHTLARGEWVTAPENLILAGPIGTGKTHLAIALGVEATKQKRRVLFTRAADLVRQLIEARDARELTRLQQRLLRVDVLIVDELGFVPFDRVGGELLFNLLTDRYERRATVVTTNLAFAEWVTVFAGDEKLTTALLDRLAHHATVLTTKGKSYRMRKRRGREEAS; encoded by the coding sequence ATGAGCGGCACCGCGCTGGCCCGCGAGCTGGTCGTCGTGCAGACCCGCGCGCTGAAATTGCCAGGCATCGCACGCGCGTTCGACGCGCTCGCCCGTCAAGCACGCGAGGCCCACTGGGCGCACGAAGACTACCTCCACGAAGTCCTCACGGCGGAGCAGGCATCACGCCACGAATCGGTGATCCGCCAGCGACTCCGTGAGGCGCGCTTTCCCGAGGTGAAGACCCTCGATACGTTCGATTTCACGACCGCCGACGGCGTGAGCGCGACGCAGATCCACACGCTCGCACGCGGTGAATGGGTCACCGCGCCAGAGAATCTGATCTTGGCGGGTCCGATCGGTACCGGTAAAACGCATCTGGCGATCGCACTCGGCGTGGAGGCGACGAAGCAGAAACGCCGCGTCCTCTTCACGCGGGCGGCCGACCTCGTGCGTCAGCTGATTGAAGCCCGCGATGCCCGCGAGCTGACCCGGCTCCAGCAGCGGCTGCTCCGCGTGGACGTGCTCATCGTCGACGAGCTCGGGTTTGTGCCGTTCGATCGCGTCGGCGGCGAGCTGCTCTTCAATCTCCTCACGGATCGCTATGAGCGACGCGCGACCGTCGTCACCACCAATCTCGCGTTCGCCGAATGGGTCACCGTGTTTGCGGGCGACGAGAAACTAACGACCGCGCTCCTCGATCGATTGGCGCACCACGCCACGGTGCTCACGACGAAAGGCAAAAGCTATCGCATGCGGAAGCGCCGCGGCCGAGAAGAGGCATCGTGA